One genomic region from Candidatus Nitrosopumilus koreensis AR1 encodes:
- a CDS encoding hemolysin family protein, producing MVELWVELVALATLIGLSGFFSGLEVALVGTRSSKVNQLLKQNVKGAKALHKLKTNPGWMMASVNLGNNLVNVGSSAFATSVAIRIFGSDGLGIAVGVMTFLILVFGEITPKTYCNANATKIALRFSRVLLVFSYAFWPIVKILESITRFMVKITGSSYDSPPITEEEIKGIVEQGLVDKALEKDESELVHSALEFDDTVIRTVMTPRTKMFMLPAKMLLFEALPEINRSTHSRIPIFGETQDDIVGFVHVRDVLQQLEKEKDVITLEQLSRKPVFASQEKMVSSLLKEMKGRKTHMAIVIDEHGGVEGLVTLEDLIEEIIGDIEDETDAIRAADYKSVDKDTIIVNGDIEIEKINNIFKTDIPEGDDYGTLNGLLHERLQDIPQAGDKIEVESLRIIVEKVRKNMPKEIRIERIRN from the coding sequence ATGGTAGAATTATGGGTAGAATTAGTAGCTTTAGCTACATTAATTGGATTATCAGGATTTTTTAGTGGTTTAGAAGTAGCATTAGTTGGAACAAGAAGTTCTAAAGTAAATCAATTATTAAAACAAAATGTCAAAGGAGCAAAAGCCCTCCATAAACTAAAGACAAATCCAGGATGGATGATGGCAAGTGTAAATTTAGGAAACAACCTTGTAAATGTTGGATCCTCCGCATTTGCAACAAGTGTGGCAATTAGAATTTTTGGTAGTGATGGATTAGGAATTGCAGTAGGTGTAATGACTTTCTTAATTTTGGTTTTTGGAGAGATAACGCCTAAAACATACTGTAATGCAAATGCAACAAAAATTGCGTTACGGTTTTCACGAGTTTTGTTGGTATTTAGTTATGCATTTTGGCCAATCGTCAAGATACTTGAATCAATTACAAGATTCATGGTAAAAATAACTGGCAGTAGTTATGACTCACCACCCATTACAGAAGAAGAAATCAAAGGAATAGTCGAACAGGGGTTAGTAGACAAAGCCTTAGAAAAAGATGAAAGTGAACTTGTTCATAGTGCTTTAGAATTTGATGACACAGTAATACGAACCGTGATGACACCCAGAACTAAAATGTTCATGTTGCCTGCAAAGATGTTGCTGTTTGAAGCATTACCTGAAATTAATAGAAGTACACATTCAAGAATACCAATATTTGGAGAAACACAAGATGACATAGTAGGTTTTGTACATGTTAGAGATGTTCTTCAACAATTAGAAAAAGAAAAAGATGTAATTACACTTGAACAACTATCCCGAAAACCAGTTTTTGCATCTCAAGAAAAGATGGTCAGTTCTTTACTAAAGGAGATGAAGGGAAGAAAGACACACATGGCAATAGTTATCGATGAACATGGAGGAGTAGAAGGTTTAGTGACTCTGGAAGATCTGATTGAAGAGATCATTGGAGATATTGAAGATGAAACAGATGCAATAAGGGCAGCAGATTACAAATCTGTTGACAAAGATACCATAATTGTAAATGGCGATATTGAAATTGAAAAAATAAACAATATTTTCAAAACAGACATCCCTGAAGGGGATGATTATGGAACTCTCAATGGATTGTTGCATGAAAGACTCCAAGATATTCCTCAAGCAGGAGACAAAATAGAAGTAGAATCTTTAAGGATAATTGTAGAAAAAGTTAGAAAAAACATGCCTAAGGAAATAAGAATAGAACGAATTAGAAATTAA
- a CDS encoding threonine synthase gives MKGDAYLKCIDPQCGLEYPIESTIVHCDKGHLLDVKYKNAPSDNLKEVFDKRHNPHGSIFNESGVWRFRELLNFCQIDTEDIEECSKYLVSLDGAEGRLSKPYHMSKAAEFVGISNENFWLQPEGYNPSGSFKDNGMATAVTHAKMVGAKKIVCASTGNTSASAGMFAANEGINCDVYIPSGQIAPGKLSQAYQFGAQILEIDGNFDDALKQSLDDAQNHDGYTVNSINPFRIEGQKTIPFRVLEYLNWETPDWIVYPGGALGNTSSCGKALMELYEWGWIKKIPRIAVINSEGASTLSDLYNGKFEGEELRWNKGKPNTELITRYYDYLDKEGIRPKTKATAIQIGRPANILKGLRALEFTNGVVTTVSDSDMLDGMSVVGLNGFDCEMASGASVVGVKKLINEGVISKDDTVVGILTGRQKDAMLPVDYHNNPQNKFANPPKN, from the coding sequence ATGAAAGGAGACGCTTATCTCAAATGTATTGATCCACAATGCGGTTTAGAGTATCCTATAGAAAGTACAATTGTACATTGTGATAAGGGTCATCTGCTTGATGTAAAATACAAAAATGCACCATCTGACAATCTAAAAGAGGTATTTGACAAAAGACATAATCCTCATGGAAGTATTTTTAATGAAAGTGGGGTTTGGCGATTTAGAGAGTTACTCAACTTTTGCCAGATTGATACAGAAGACATAGAAGAGTGTTCAAAATATTTAGTTTCACTTGATGGGGCAGAAGGAAGATTATCAAAGCCATACCACATGTCAAAAGCTGCAGAATTTGTAGGGATTTCCAATGAAAACTTTTGGCTACAACCAGAAGGATACAATCCAAGTGGTTCATTCAAAGATAATGGAATGGCAACGGCAGTGACTCATGCAAAAATGGTAGGTGCGAAAAAGATTGTTTGTGCATCAACTGGAAACACATCTGCATCAGCTGGAATGTTTGCAGCAAATGAAGGGATAAATTGTGATGTATACATTCCTTCAGGACAGATTGCCCCAGGAAAATTAAGTCAAGCCTATCAATTTGGAGCTCAGATATTAGAGATTGATGGAAATTTTGATGATGCATTAAAACAGTCATTAGATGATGCACAAAATCATGACGGATATACTGTAAATTCTATCAATCCATTTAGAATAGAAGGACAAAAAACAATTCCATTTAGAGTGTTAGAATATTTGAACTGGGAAACACCAGATTGGATTGTTTATCCTGGAGGAGCATTAGGAAATACATCTAGTTGTGGAAAAGCATTAATGGAATTATATGAATGGGGATGGATTAAAAAAATTCCAAGAATCGCAGTCATAAATTCTGAAGGTGCAAGCACATTATCGGATTTGTATAATGGTAAATTTGAAGGAGAGGAGCTGAGATGGAACAAAGGAAAACCTAACACAGAATTAATTACAAGATATTATGATTATTTGGATAAAGAAGGTATACGACCAAAAACAAAAGCTACTGCAATTCAAATTGGAAGGCCTGCAAATATTTTGAAAGGTTTACGTGCATTAGAATTTACAAATGGTGTGGTAACAACTGTTTCAGATTCAGATATGCTTGACGGTATGTCTGTAGTGGGTCTTAATGGATTTGATTGTGAGATGGCATCAGGAGCCTCGGTAGTAGGCGTTAAGAAATTAATCAATGAGGGAGTTATCAGTAAAGATGACACAGTAGTAGGAATTCTTACAGGTAGGCAAAAAGATGCAATGCTTCCTGTAGATTATCACAATAATCCACAAAATAAATTTGCAAATCCTCCAAAAAATTAG
- a CDS encoding type II glyceraldehyde-3-phosphate dehydrogenase — MKKVFVNGYGSIGSRITSFLKDDPEISVIGVGKYSPDKDVDVAISRGLNVYVPQDKLTDFNNFKISGSIETALDDCDLVIDAAPGGHGYKNKKNLYEPRNLSAIYQGGESTMGDNAVSDLLFNSRANYDLAIGKNHVMQGSCNVTGMGRILEPLRDKFGDDLIRFDVTLVRRWADIEQTDKKLSDTIEMTEKPHHGDDVKLYFGKDAPLYVRAIKVPTRQMHLHIMDIRFKETAPKPSEIHELFANEFGVATLWTAKGTKDVRDYAQNMGFNFTDTNMIHIHANMTTSIGDTVQMMYSDDQTGIVIPENHMLMQAMLFEKSYSEAFAHTESIFHMAEKKQKLQEHFAKKD; from the coding sequence GTGAAGAAAGTATTTGTTAATGGATATGGTTCTATTGGAAGTAGAATTACATCATTTCTAAAAGATGATCCTGAAATATCTGTCATTGGAGTTGGAAAATACTCTCCTGACAAAGACGTGGATGTTGCAATTTCTAGAGGATTGAATGTGTATGTACCTCAAGACAAGTTGACTGATTTTAATAATTTTAAAATTTCTGGATCAATTGAAACTGCTCTAGATGATTGTGATCTTGTAATTGATGCAGCTCCTGGAGGTCATGGTTACAAAAATAAAAAAAATCTCTATGAACCACGTAACTTATCTGCAATATATCAAGGTGGAGAATCCACAATGGGAGATAACGCAGTTTCTGATTTATTGTTTAATTCTAGAGCTAACTATGATCTTGCAATTGGTAAAAATCATGTAATGCAAGGTAGTTGTAATGTAACTGGTATGGGGAGGATTCTTGAACCATTAAGAGACAAGTTTGGTGATGATCTTATTCGTTTTGATGTAACTCTTGTTAGAAGATGGGCAGATATTGAACAAACAGATAAAAAACTTTCAGATACTATTGAAATGACTGAAAAACCTCATCATGGGGATGATGTAAAATTGTATTTTGGAAAAGATGCTCCTCTTTATGTACGAGCAATCAAGGTACCAACTCGTCAAATGCATTTACACATCATGGATATTCGATTCAAAGAAACTGCTCCAAAGCCTTCTGAGATTCATGAACTTTTTGCAAATGAGTTTGGTGTTGCTACATTGTGGACTGCAAAAGGAACAAAAGATGTAAGAGATTATGCTCAAAATATGGGATTTAATTTTACTGATACAAACATGATTCACATTCATGCCAATATGACCACATCCATTGGCGACACAGTACAGATGATGTATTCTGATGATCAAACTGGAATTGTTATTCCTGAAAATCACATGCTGATGCAGGCAATGTTATTTGAAAAATCATATTCTGAAGCATTTGCGCATACAGAATCAATATTCCATATGGCAGAAAAGAAACAAAAATTACAAGAGCATTTTGCTAAAAAAGATTAA
- a CDS encoding polysaccharide deacetylase family protein: protein MNVKILILLGMVPLIVFAFDNVYAEESQTIQVEIKYTNGDRADFHGMKLLVYQDLNKEVFLEKQLENNPDIILVPKNHKYKIEIYANGMYAGVGYVQLDYNSKEITINIPLSGGLKIDVYYEGGEIPIEGARVIIKSKDNTEWRQGITNSQGETLRFWIQSTISPEDYYIADIYLGELFLKSQKPIKLQPGLTRDEKIVTSIPEVVEDLITITVYKDATTKISSSDSTHTITITNQFTGESFSSKVNSRGEAYFSNLKSSTYLVEITPNDDGNWPKTSVQIVGSINHFNIFKVQPISEINDVEVQELESCNCIAFRFDDVQDYWLNDVQIEVMKTFVGTDTPLTIGIIGDSFGEDVKMSSFVKEHKNKKGFEIANHGIGNVPFTEFSLEEQDEKLKQSVQKIQQSVGVEPKVFIPPQNRFNEDTKQVLIENGFTHISSSLLHGDPPPFPLKGELLYRFPEISTTGEYDPEQNVFVGISHETTLSKAIDGLNTYGFAVITSHPQEFAKVIDGTYANEVNTEQIAELKTLVEEIQKRDIKIVPVGMINLDSKQEIVPTWIKNNAGWWADGSIDDETFVQGIEYLVQEKIITVSEKPQTGSNEQTIPTWIKNNAGWWADGSIDDETFVQGIEFLIKNGIITY from the coding sequence ATGAATGTAAAAATCTTAATACTGTTAGGGATGGTTCCATTGATAGTATTTGCATTTGATAATGTATACGCTGAAGAATCTCAAACAATCCAAGTTGAAATAAAATACACAAATGGAGATAGAGCAGATTTTCATGGAATGAAGTTACTAGTTTATCAAGATTTAAACAAAGAAGTGTTTCTTGAAAAACAATTAGAAAACAATCCCGACATAATTTTAGTACCAAAAAATCACAAATACAAAATTGAAATTTATGCAAATGGAATGTATGCAGGAGTTGGATATGTACAATTAGATTATAACTCAAAAGAAATTACGATTAACATTCCACTATCAGGAGGATTGAAAATAGATGTTTACTATGAAGGAGGAGAGATTCCAATTGAAGGTGCACGAGTAATAATAAAATCAAAAGATAATACAGAATGGAGACAAGGAATTACAAACAGTCAGGGAGAAACACTACGTTTTTGGATTCAATCAACAATATCTCCTGAGGATTATTACATTGCAGATATTTATCTTGGAGAATTATTCTTAAAATCACAAAAACCCATTAAACTGCAACCAGGATTAACTAGAGATGAAAAGATTGTCACGAGTATTCCTGAAGTGGTAGAAGACCTAATTACAATTACTGTATACAAAGATGCCACAACAAAGATTTCATCATCTGATTCCACGCATACCATAACTATAACAAATCAATTTACTGGTGAATCATTTTCAAGCAAGGTCAATTCTAGAGGGGAGGCATATTTTTCAAATCTAAAATCTAGTACATATTTGGTCGAAATTACGCCTAATGATGATGGAAATTGGCCAAAAACGTCTGTTCAGATTGTTGGCAGTATTAATCATTTCAACATATTCAAAGTTCAACCCATATCAGAAATTAATGATGTTGAAGTTCAAGAACTAGAATCTTGTAATTGCATCGCATTTAGATTTGATGATGTTCAAGATTACTGGTTAAATGATGTTCAAATCGAAGTCATGAAAACATTTGTTGGAACTGATACTCCATTAACAATTGGCATAATCGGAGACTCTTTTGGAGAGGATGTAAAGATGAGTTCATTTGTTAAAGAACACAAAAACAAAAAAGGATTTGAAATAGCTAATCACGGGATAGGAAATGTTCCATTTACTGAATTTTCTTTAGAAGAACAAGATGAAAAACTAAAACAATCAGTTCAAAAGATTCAACAAAGTGTTGGAGTTGAACCAAAAGTATTCATTCCACCACAAAATAGATTCAACGAAGATACAAAACAGGTTTTAATTGAAAATGGATTTACACATATTAGTTCTAGTTTGTTACACGGAGATCCACCCCCATTTCCATTAAAAGGGGAATTATTATACAGATTTCCAGAAATAAGTACTACCGGAGAATATGATCCAGAACAAAATGTATTTGTTGGAATTTCACATGAAACCACATTATCTAAAGCAATTGATGGATTGAACACATATGGATTTGCAGTAATAACATCTCATCCACAAGAATTTGCAAAGGTGATTGATGGAACCTATGCAAATGAAGTAAATACAGAACAAATTGCAGAATTAAAAACACTAGTTGAAGAAATTCAAAAAAGAGATATCAAAATTGTTCCAGTTGGAATGATAAACTTGGATTCTAAACAAGAAATAGTACCTACTTGGATAAAAAATAATGCAGGATGGTGGGCAGATGGCTCCATTGATGATGAAACGTTTGTACAAGGAATAGAATATTTGGTCCA
- a CDS encoding glycosyltransferase family 2 protein, with product MEKDILIAKLNLAIKQSKGDWGRNHYLLQRIKTEKEIPNSDQKYLENILKESIFPIIYEKKQEPKRKDKSVFLNPNLVTCQICKNSIKLDEKSIRDQNLWYHKICFPQTFSNNNKQKKNNTTQREIKIKKDPVQLALTGSIFAILCCSVYFILGPISMIAMGLGGGLTIYHVIDATRKLYSRNKFRNKKPSAFLLFLLLSPFLIGGMIVYEGYTLLESPIRIILLWAMTITFWSTMLFVPMAVLSKYREDIQPDVKSYPNISIIIPAYNEEKVIANTIEGLLETKYPKKEIIFVDDGSKDNTLRIAKNYKDQIKVLHKENGGKATAINYGIQYSTGEIIVIVDADTIIGRQSLKEIVKGFEVNEHVAAVAGNIKVRNQKNWLTKCQALEYITGIQIVRRAFDVFGSITIVPGALGAFKKSFLTEAGPYGKETIVEDFDQTIKLLKAGLITQGSTKATAYTEAPSTLRDFIAQRKRWYRGNIQVLKRHSDALVNPRYGYLQKLSLPYLFLGMVITPIVGFTATINAILGVVMGDGWYVLQVFLIFIIVHYLMTALALRIDEEDKKLLAYAGFLVFGFKQIVDALLLKAMIEQLRNTKATWTSAKRVGV from the coding sequence ATGGAGAAAGACATCCTTATTGCAAAATTAAATTTAGCAATAAAACAATCTAAAGGAGATTGGGGGAGAAATCATTATCTTTTACAAAGAATAAAAACAGAAAAAGAAATACCAAATTCAGATCAGAAATATCTTGAAAATATTCTAAAAGAATCAATTTTCCCAATAATTTATGAAAAAAAACAAGAACCTAAAAGAAAAGACAAATCGGTTTTTTTGAATCCGAATTTAGTCACATGTCAAATTTGTAAGAATTCGATAAAATTAGATGAGAAGTCGATCAGAGACCAAAATTTATGGTATCATAAGATCTGTTTCCCTCAAACTTTTAGCAATAACAACAAACAAAAAAAGAATAACACCACACAAAGAGAAATTAAAATAAAAAAAGATCCTGTTCAGTTAGCATTAACCGGTTCAATTTTTGCAATACTATGCTGTTCAGTATATTTCATCTTAGGACCAATAAGCATGATTGCCATGGGTTTAGGAGGAGGACTTACCATATATCATGTTATAGATGCAACAAGAAAACTTTATTCCAGAAATAAATTTAGAAATAAAAAACCATCAGCGTTCTTGCTATTCTTGCTATTATCACCTTTTCTGATAGGAGGAATGATTGTCTATGAAGGATACACGTTGCTAGAATCACCAATAAGAATTATTTTGTTATGGGCCATGACAATAACCTTTTGGTCCACAATGCTATTTGTACCCATGGCAGTACTTAGTAAATACAGAGAAGATATACAACCAGATGTAAAATCATATCCAAACATATCAATAATTATTCCCGCATATAATGAAGAAAAGGTTATTGCAAATACGATTGAAGGTTTATTGGAAACAAAATATCCAAAAAAGGAGATTATTTTTGTTGATGATGGTAGTAAAGACAATACGTTACGTATTGCAAAAAATTACAAAGATCAAATCAAAGTTCTTCATAAAGAGAATGGGGGAAAAGCCACTGCAATTAATTATGGAATTCAGTATTCAACAGGTGAAATTATTGTAATTGTGGATGCAGATACAATTATTGGTAGACAGTCGTTGAAAGAAATTGTAAAAGGATTTGAAGTAAATGAACACGTTGCAGCAGTTGCAGGAAACATTAAAGTTAGAAATCAAAAAAACTGGCTTACAAAATGTCAAGCTTTAGAATACATTACGGGAATTCAAATCGTGCGACGAGCATTTGATGTATTTGGTTCAATAACCATTGTACCAGGAGCATTAGGCGCATTTAAGAAATCATTCCTAACTGAGGCAGGACCATATGGAAAAGAAACGATTGTAGAAGATTTTGATCAAACAATAAAGTTACTTAAAGCAGGATTAATTACGCAAGGAAGCACTAAAGCTACAGCATATACTGAAGCCCCAAGCACATTACGAGATTTTATCGCACAAAGAAAAAGGTGGTATCGTGGGAATATTCAGGTATTAAAAAGACATTCAGATGCATTGGTTAATCCCAGATATGGGTATTTACAAAAATTGTCCTTACCATATCTTTTCTTAGGGATGGTCATAACACCAATTGTGGGATTTACTGCGACCATAAATGCAATTTTAGGTGTGGTTATGGGAGATGGATGGTATGTCTTACAGGTATTTTTAATATTCATAATTGTTCATTACTTAATGACCGCCTTAGCATTGCGAATTGATGAGGAAGATAAAAAACTGCTAGCATATGCAGGATTCTTAGTGTTTGGATTCAAACAAATTGTTGATGCATTATTGTTAAAAGCTATGATAGAACAATTAAGAAATACAAAAGCAACATGGACTAGTGCAAAAAGAGTTGGAGTGTAA